The genomic stretch AAGCAAGCTTAATCAACTGATCATCCTCGAGTTATAGctcgaaaaaaaaattctaattcttctctttcattcttaataaGTATTTTCTGAATTCTTTTGCACTCTCTAGTTTCGAAACATTCCGCACTTCTCTCGTAGTGTAATTTCTCAcgtcttttttttataaaatttaactcgCGGTGACCCCCGCTACTGCCACAAATGATTGGTAAGTTTTGCTTGGTCTGATACCGACTTTCTCGTTATTCTCTATTGTACGACTCACGAACATACTTAGTTTCCTGTGCTGTTTAAGCATCTCTGCTTGATTTGCACAACAAAGATGTGAATGATGCAACACAACCTTGGAAATGATCCAAACACCGATGTCCTTCAatatgtgtatataaattcttgcgGGACAATTTAATCCTGCTGAGGGGTTTGTCTTCTCCGTCAGAGATATTTATGATTTCCATTTTCtctctctgctacatgtaatcaattaattcttaatttcatttcttttcttatttgtgctccgaactcttgtagaaaaaCCTACAGCTTTCGAATAATCCTTATAGAATTTTGCAACATCTTCAAGGGTGTTAAAAGTCATCCCAACTTTGAGAACAAATTGTTCATCAATATCATAGAGGGACTATATAATATACCAAAAAAAGTCCAAAATACACCATATTAAAACAGGCATAAACTATAGAATGCAAATACAACTATAAAACCATTatcaaaaataacaaaaatcatATTAATGAATCATCGTCAAACAGAAACTAAAATAATTCAACTAAAAGAATGAGATAATTCACCCTCAATTAGATGAAAAGTCATAAATTGTAAATACACCTAAACTTTCTTAAGGTACACCCAAATATTCCTGATTTACACCCGAAAGTCTGATATAGAATGCAGAAAATTCATCAGAACTAGTACGttacattcaattcaaacaaCAAACAATGAATAGCAAATTTTACAAGCAAGGTTCACAACATCATTCGGCTCCAcaatcataaactactaacaaaaatattaactGGAATTAAACCACACCTCAGAAACTTCATTggaatcaaattcaaaatttatttcgCTCTGGTTCAGCTGACAATCTGAAGTTGAatcatccattatcttcaaaacgatttcagagcttgatttcagaaacaatgaaaatcgaaaaaaagtaagaaagagaatacAGAGAAAAACGCACGAAAGAGATCGAAGAGAAAAGGCAAGAAAACTcagaagaaatttgaaaaagaaataaaattcttTCGAAAATGGAAGTTATATATTCTTGCGCGTTGATTGAAAAATCTGTTAAGAAGCACGTGGACTAGACGTGCCAGTAGAGGTGCATTTTAGGTATAAATGAGTATATGGATTTGTAAGACgtgtataataaaaatatttgtatgtGGAGATTAATTCTTTATACTATTAGtatttagaatttaagatttagaatttagaattagtcaaatattaataaaaaataatatattttattagtaaTATAACTTAGTTTATTTCTTattgttaaatataaaaatactattttaagTTTGATTAATTCTATTAAGGGTGCATATGGGTCGGGTGAAATTGGGTTCACTATGACCCGAATCCGACCCTAAATAATGATCGAGTCTACTTTTAAGACTCTTATCCGATCCTAGACCCGGTAAAATCATACTACTCTCAGGCCACACTAAAACCAGGTATTTACTGGGTGAAATCCGAGTCTTGATAAATGTTATGTCAAAAAATTATGATGCACTcatttataaaaaagaaaaaatacttGTTGCAGAAAAGTTGATAATCATACTTGAACTTGAATTTGttcataaattctaatttcatgcctttttttatttatttcctaattcaacaaatgttattaaaaacaaaacaataatcttataattaatattacataataatagaattaatttaaaacatatataCCTTTTTAGTAGCTCTAAGATGCACATAGAATGGGTGAAACTGGGTTTGCCTTAATTCGGATCCAACTCTAAATAAAAATCgaatctatttttaaaatttttatccaattttgtacctaataaaatcacaccaaattaatCCTAAAATATTCGAGTTAGGGCCGAATCTTCCGACTATCCGGCTCATGTGTACCCCTAAATTCCACTATCTCCTCCCGCTCCTTCCTTTTACTGTTTTACATGCTACACAACTTTCAAACGGGAGAAAGTTCTTTAAACCTTAACCTGAAATATTTCATGACTCATATTTGACATGACAAGGCACTGGCAGGGAAGAAAGAAGATAGTTGCTTGAAGAATATATTCAATAATTCATAGCAGATGAAGATCTTGATGAGATAGGTTTTCCACACTTTACCAAAATCTCAATGCACATCAACGATCTCAGTCTCAGCAATTCTTGAACACACTGGTATGCAATTTACACTCAAACAGCTTTTTCATACACTTGCATCCCACTACAACTTTTCATTTCAATATATCAATGACCCTTCTCTTCTATTATGATGAAAGTTATTAGCATAGAATTATTGAATGTAATTGTAGAACATTATTTAATCCTTAGTAATTGTTTCTGTTAGGGGAGCTCAGAGATTTTATTAAGGAAATGGACAAAATTTCTGATCTGCCAAAGATAATCCTCCATGACATTCTTTCAAGGTTGCCTTACGAAGATGCTGCAAGGACCAGTGTTTTGTCCAAGGCTTGGCATGAAACATGGTCCTCATTTCCCATCTTGGTCTTCGACGGCTCTCGATGTGTGCACGTGCACTTGAAGGATAGAAAAAATCCCCTGAAGATACAAGACAACAGGAGGAAAGTGAACAGGTTCTTCAACTCTGTGGACAGGACACTTGTTAGGTTCCACCACCACGGCTTTGCCATCAAAGAATTTAACCTGAGTATGATGTTCTTCCATCCTCAGTTCATGCCACATCTCGTCGACCggtggatgaagatagtaggtgAAAGTAGTAGTATTCAGGTGCTAAAGCTTGAACTTCAACTTGCTGACAGTTTCTTTGGATGTGAGTTTGACTCACACGCGGTTGATAATTATTACTACTTGCCACCAGATGTACTGAAAGCCAAGTCATTAACTGAATTAGTGTTGTCAGGGAAGATTAGAGCAGACAAATTGATTGTAAATCACAGAATTAGGTTCCCTATGTTGCGGATATTGTCCTTAGTTTATGTTTATTTGGGACATGAACAAGCGCTTGAAGATCTCATTTCTGGTTGTCCTATGATTGAGGACTTAGTATTGGAGCACTGTGTTGGATTGGAAATTGTAAAAGTACATGATTTGCCTAAGCTAAAGTCTGCTATGTTTTCTGGATTTCGTGAAATTCATGTTGATGTACCGAGTCTAGAGTATCTTGAACTTGGTAATGACAAATTAGAGTTCCCTTGTGATATCAGTATAGACAAGTGCAGAAATTTGAAGGTGTTTATTTTAGAGGCTGTGAGTTCTGTTTTCGTCTCTAACCAATGGTTGCGTGAACTTTTTGACAAGTTTCCTTTGCTTGAGAAGTTGGAATTAAGTGGTTGTGTTACATCTGAGAGCCTAATGATCTCCAGTTCTCGCCTCAAGGTTTTGTCCTTCGAGGCTTGCTTAGAGTTGAAGGAAGCTAAGATCGATGCGCCGAATTTAGAGTCATGTAGATATTCTGGAAAATCCAGCCACATGCCAGCAGCTATATCTTTTGTGAATTGTTCAAATCAGGTGGATTTTGATTTAGGCTTCCGACTAGTATCTCGTATGGATTTGAAAAGGCTTAGAGCATTTTTTCAGAACATGCCACCAAGAAATGTTATGGTATCCTTGTATCTTGGAATCATGAGAGGTTCATCTGTAAGTGTACATTACCAAATTATGTTTTAGTTGCTAAAATAAAAGTTTACATGGAGAACTTTGATGTCATTTGTGTTGGAATTGTATTTTGGATGAGCAGATTGTGTTCAATGAAGATGTACTACAAAATGTTCGAGTCCCTTTGCCAAGGATCAAAGAATTGAGGTTATCGGTAGCTGAAGAAACTGAAGAGTTGTGTGTGCTTCTTATGAATGATTTGTTTTGGAGCTTCCGTCCTGCTATTATTTCTTTGAACGTGAGACTTTGCAGCAGAATATTCCTTAAGGTTTGTCATTGATTCATTGCCCCTTAACTCCTGATTTGATTGTCCAATGCATGATCAATTTTTTCAGTGGTTTGAGAAAGTTTATGAACCAATTCTATATAGCCAACCTTTTAAAAAATtctgatttttaaattttaaaaactagtTTTACGCTTAAAAAACACGTACTCTCCCACCCCCTTCACCTCTCTAATTCTAGTTGTGAATTGGCCAAATCAACAACAGCTACTATTGGAGAAGCTAAGGTGCCACAACGAGGAAGAGAGATGCTGCAGTTCAAGTCAAATGAAATGTTGGTGGCATGATTTGAAAGATGTCAAAGTCAGAAGCTATCCTGAGAAATATGAGAACCTCAGTGATTGTGAAGCACTCTTGGATTCATTGCCAATAAATTTTTCTTTCCGGGCTTTGCGGCTTAACTTTGAGTTAGAGTGGGACTCATTACAGTAAGACAACTTCagttttaaatatataaaattacaaCTGCAATTTATTATGtcgtttttgttttcttgcctTCTTTGTGTTGAACTGTTGATGAACCAGTTGAAAGTAATTGATATGTTCTGCTTTAACATTCATATctaaatttcataaaatgagaGAAAATTTTGATTCTGAATGGAACTTTACATTTgaacattttttatatattttagactttttaatattttgaataaGTATAAACTAATTTTCCCAAAATATTCTTACGTGCTTTcaaaacttttaattttttaaaactacAAACACATATACACAATCGGTTTTAATTTATCATGTAAAAAAATGATGTATTTACAAGTATAAATATCTTCTTAAAAAGCTTTATCAAATCATgccttattttaatttatcatatgctataattttaaaaaaattatatttaaaaattaatgttaatAAAGTAAAAGTAAGAGTTTTACTTCACCTAACCACCAATCCTTacaattaatataataaataagtaaataaatatattaattaactCAAATACTTGTCAACAGAAACTATAATAATCCTAGTATAtgataataaaatctaacaataTTTTCATCTATTTATATCAAGCATACATTAGAAAATTACCACATGGATAGTCAATTCGATCTCTCTTTGAGGTTTGTTATTCCCTAGACCTGTTAAAGCAAGAAACGTATACTTAAACTTAAACGTGATGATAGAATTATAAGCTATATAATTGTAATTCATGCAATGCTACAACATTGCCTGGTGGTTATTTATTTGCTTGGCTTGGATTTATATTTTAACCTAAACTCAACTCTTTTGGCGGCAGTACTTCTCTGTCCGGTGGCGGCATCAACGCCGGTCCCAGCATCAACTAATTCATGCTGCATTGAGGATTCATGATTTGGTTTCCCAACAATACATTATGAAGATACCCAGGTCCAACTGCAATCGAAGACCTATTATGAATCATTGCTTGTGGTTGTTGCATCCCTAATATTCTACTACTATGACTAAAAGCAGAAAAATTAGCATAATAATTTTGCATATTAGACTGAGATGGTGGAAAGTAGTGACAAATTTTTACTACTATGATGGCGAGAATGTTTCAGGCTTTCAGCTCTTGAAAACTATGTAGTGACAAACTGTGCTTATCTAGTATATGATATTGTTGTCTTTTTAGTTCTCcttaattttaatttggattatatatatactttcCAATTATTGAAGGTTTTTGATTTAATTAGctaaattattatatatcaaacttttttttcaatttaattactatattaaattaataagaCGAGAGACTTACTAAGTTGATGCCTTCAAGTTAAATTAGATTATATGTCttctcattttatatttttttagtgaaTTACTCTTAACAATAGAACCGCTAATAGGAATACATGTACGTGCTCAAATGTAAAATATCTAGGCTTTCAATACCCAAACAATTTGATTCTCACAAGCATGTGGTTTCTTGAACTTTTCCATACATTTTATGGCCTTGAGAAACTGAAATTAACGAAATTCGTTCTATCTAGAGATATGCATCTTTCCAGTGGTGCAACTTAAAGTTTTAAAGATTGCTTGGTGTTCTAATTTGGAGAATGCATGGATTAATGCTCCGAGTTTGATTACTTTTACTTATCAAGATTCTAAATCTTTTGTGGCATTAGCAAATATGTCCTTCGCTAGTATTAATCTTACTTGTTTCGAATTTAATGTTGTGGTTGACAATTCAAAAATAATACTCTATTTTATAATTAgcttttagaaaaatattaaggAAGTaatcttttattaatataaattattttatttttgtactattaatatttaatatttagaatttaagctttagaaattaaaa from Arachis stenosperma cultivar V10309 chromosome 9, arast.V10309.gnm1.PFL2, whole genome shotgun sequence encodes the following:
- the LOC130947673 gene encoding putative F-box/FBD/LRR-repeat protein At4g00315, giving the protein MDKISDLPKIILHDILSRLPYEDAARTSVLSKAWHETWSSFPILVFDGSRCVHVHLKDRKNPLKIQDNRRKVNRFFNSVDRTLVRFHHHGFAIKEFNLSMMFFHPQFMPHLVDRWMKIVGESSSIQVLKLELQLADSFFGCEFDSHAVDNYYYLPPDVLKAKSLTELVLSGKIRADKLIVNHRIRFPMLRILSLVYVYLGHEQALEDLISGCPMIEDLVLEHCVGLEIVKVHDLPKLKSAMFSGFREIHVDVPSLEYLELGNDKLEFPCDISIDKCRNLKVFILEAVSSVFVSNQWLRELFDKFPLLEKLELSGCVTSESLMISSSRLKVLSFEACLELKEAKIDAPNLESCRYSGKSSHMPAAISFVNCSNQVDFDLGFRLVSRMDLKRLRAFFQNMPPRNVMVSLYLGIMRGSSIVFNEDVLQNVRVPLPRIKELRLSVAEETEELCVLLMNDLFWSFRPAIISLNVRLCSRIFLKLLLEKLRCHNEEERCCSSSQMKCWWHDLKDVKVRSYPEKYENLSDCEALLDSLPINFSFRALRLNFELEWDSLHTSLSGGGINAGPSIN